In Scleropages formosus chromosome 18, fSclFor1.1, whole genome shotgun sequence, one DNA window encodes the following:
- the nagpa gene encoding N-acetylglucosamine-1-phosphodiester alpha-N-acetylglucosaminidase isoform X1, translated as MAAFSVRCLCAVVLLRVEALVSSNDSATWGSLNDDVLLPYSPGERHGPSHSHRHVRDCQPVAHGNLTYETWRSNTSTSTPMAESRQFVSAILADGGGSRWVYGHFTFVRDPLRTLSVLEPGGPGGCREARVETVARTARLRKCLYAQNGGFFNMDTGYCLGNVVSDGKLVQSSRGIQNAQFGIRKDGSLVFGYLSEDDVLDEVNPFVQLVSGVVWLLRNGKVYVKESMEAECNETQKTGTFGKFVNVVSARTAVGHDREGRLVLFHTDGQTERRGMNLWQLADFLKEQGLVNAINLDGGGSSTFVANGSLASYPSDHCKQVMWRCPRRVSTVLCVHEPLCHPENCSGQGTCVRGHCVCQDGWTGPACDTPVCPPPACSSHGLCTQRGCVCDAGWTGENCSQACPLGFYGDGCKVTCTCANGATCDPVRGRCFCPPGFRGDSCEQECPLGFHGLNCERECHCPNLCPCDPVTGSCNITLQGERNSTLHRAGHCLAAWLFELWQDKRQEAPPYFSERTWIIISAVLSVLLLTSAAANVIQASRKPRSARLRQDYLYVPLAEMSMRLGRGGAAKDGGGMLELDDSDQSDST; from the exons ATGGCCGCCTTCTCAGTTCGGTGTCTGTGTGCTGTGGTACTTCTGCGTGTTGAAGCCCTCGTGTCCTCGAACGACAGCGCTACATG gggTTCTTTAAACGATGACGTCCTGCTGCCGTACAGCCCTGGGGAGAGACACGGCCCTTCCCACTCCCATCGCCACGTGAGGGACTGTCAGCCTGTCGCCCATGGCAACCTCACTTATGAGACGTGGCGCAGCAACACGAGCACTAGCACGCCAATGGCTGAGTCTAGACAGTTTGTTTCCGCCATTCTTGCTGACGgcgggggcagcaggtgggtgTACGGCCACTTCACCTTCGTTCGGGACCCGCTGCGGACCCTCTCGGTCCTGGAGCCCGGTGGGCCCGGGGGCTGTAGAGAGGCCCGCGTGGAGACGGTGGCACGGACTGCGAGGCTCAGGAAGTGCCTGTACGCTCAGAACGGCGGCTTCTTCAACATGGACACGGGATATTGCCTTGGCAATGTGGTGAGCGATGGGAAGCTGGTCCAGAGCAGTAGAGGGATCCAGAATGCTCAGTTTGGCATCAGAAAGGATGGATCTTTAGTTTTTGG CTACCTGTCAGAGGATGATGTCCTAGACGAGGTGAACCCTTTTGTCCAGCTGGTCAGCGGGGTGGTGTGGCTCTTGAGAAATGGCAAGGTGTATGTCAAGGAGAGCATGGAGGCGGAGTGCAATGAGACACAGAAAACTG GGACCTTCGGCAAGTTTGTGAATGTGGTGTCCGCCAGGACGGCGGTGGGACACGACCGAGAGGGACGGCTCGTTCTGTTCCACACCGACGGGCAGACGGAGAGGCGAGG GATGAACCTGTGGCAGCTGGCGGACTTCCTGAAGGAGCAGGGTCTCGTCAACGCCATCAACCTCGACGGCGGAGGCTCCTCCACGTTTGTGGCCAACGGCTCGCTCGCCAGTTACCCCTCTGACCACTG CAAACAAGTCATGTGGAGGTGTCCCCGGCGCGTGTCCACTGTACTTTGTGTCCACGAGCCCCTGTGCCACCCGGAGAACTGCAGCGGGCAGGGAACTTGTGTGCGCGGGCACTGTGTGTGCCAGGACGGCTGGACCGGGCCAGCCTGCGACACCCCCGTCTGCCCACCCCCCGCGTGCAGCAGTCACGGTCTCTGCACTCAGC gtgggtgtgtgtgtgacgctGGGTGGACCGGGGAGAACTGCAGCCAAG CGTGTCCTCTTGGTTTCTATGGCGACGGCTGCAAGGTGACATGCACCTGTGCCAACGGCGCCACCTGTGACCCGGTCCGTGGACGATGCTTCTGTCCACCCGGTTTCCGGGGCGACTCCTGTGAACAAG AGTGCCCCCTGGGGTTCCACGGGCTGAACTGCGAGCGGGAGTGTCACTGTCCCAACTTGTGTCCGTGTGACCCAGTGACTGGGAGCTGCAACATCACCCTTCAGGGAGAGAGAAACAGCACGCTGCACAGAG CAGGACACTGCCTGGCTGCTTGGCTCTTTGAATTGTGGCAGGACAAGAGGCAGGAGGCCCCCCCTTACTTCTCAGA GAGGACCTGGATAATTATCAGTGCTGTGCTGAGCGTGCTGCTTCTGACCAGTGCTGCGGCAAATGTGATCCAGGCTTCGAGAAAACCCAGATCGGCTCGTCTCCGTCAGGACTACCTGTATGTGCCGCTGGCCGAGATGAGCATGAGGCTGGGCAGAGGGGGGGCGGCAAAGGACGGAGGGGGGATGTTAGAGCTGGATGATTCGGATCAGTCCGACTCCACCTAG
- the nagpa gene encoding N-acetylglucosamine-1-phosphodiester alpha-N-acetylglucosaminidase isoform X2, with protein MAAFSVRCLCAVVLLRVEALVSSNDSATWGSLNDDVLLPYSPGERHGPSHSHRHVRDCQPVAHGNLTYETWRSNTSTSTPMAESRQFVSAILADGGGSRWVYGHFTFVRDPLRTLSVLEPGGPGGCREARVETVARTARLRKCLYAQNGGFFNMDTGYCLGNVVSDGKLVQSSRGIQNAQFGIRKDGSLVFGYLSEDDVLDEVNPFVQLVSGVVWLLRNGKVYVKESMEAECNETQKTGTFGKFVNVVSARTAVGHDREGRLVLFHTDGQTERRGMNLWQLADFLKEQGLVNAINLDGGGSSTFVANGSLASYPSDHCKQVMWRCPRRVSTVLCVHEPLCHPENCSGQGTCVRGHCVCQDGWTGPACDTPVCPPPACSSHGLCTQRGCVCDAGWTGENCSQACPLGFYGDGCKVTCTCANGATCDPVRGRCFCPPGFRGDSCEQECPLGFHGLNCERECHCPNLCPCDPVTGSCNITLQGERNSTLHRGHCLAAWLFELWQDKRQEAPPYFSERTWIIISAVLSVLLLTSAAANVIQASRKPRSARLRQDYLYVPLAEMSMRLGRGGAAKDGGGMLELDDSDQSDST; from the exons ATGGCCGCCTTCTCAGTTCGGTGTCTGTGTGCTGTGGTACTTCTGCGTGTTGAAGCCCTCGTGTCCTCGAACGACAGCGCTACATG gggTTCTTTAAACGATGACGTCCTGCTGCCGTACAGCCCTGGGGAGAGACACGGCCCTTCCCACTCCCATCGCCACGTGAGGGACTGTCAGCCTGTCGCCCATGGCAACCTCACTTATGAGACGTGGCGCAGCAACACGAGCACTAGCACGCCAATGGCTGAGTCTAGACAGTTTGTTTCCGCCATTCTTGCTGACGgcgggggcagcaggtgggtgTACGGCCACTTCACCTTCGTTCGGGACCCGCTGCGGACCCTCTCGGTCCTGGAGCCCGGTGGGCCCGGGGGCTGTAGAGAGGCCCGCGTGGAGACGGTGGCACGGACTGCGAGGCTCAGGAAGTGCCTGTACGCTCAGAACGGCGGCTTCTTCAACATGGACACGGGATATTGCCTTGGCAATGTGGTGAGCGATGGGAAGCTGGTCCAGAGCAGTAGAGGGATCCAGAATGCTCAGTTTGGCATCAGAAAGGATGGATCTTTAGTTTTTGG CTACCTGTCAGAGGATGATGTCCTAGACGAGGTGAACCCTTTTGTCCAGCTGGTCAGCGGGGTGGTGTGGCTCTTGAGAAATGGCAAGGTGTATGTCAAGGAGAGCATGGAGGCGGAGTGCAATGAGACACAGAAAACTG GGACCTTCGGCAAGTTTGTGAATGTGGTGTCCGCCAGGACGGCGGTGGGACACGACCGAGAGGGACGGCTCGTTCTGTTCCACACCGACGGGCAGACGGAGAGGCGAGG GATGAACCTGTGGCAGCTGGCGGACTTCCTGAAGGAGCAGGGTCTCGTCAACGCCATCAACCTCGACGGCGGAGGCTCCTCCACGTTTGTGGCCAACGGCTCGCTCGCCAGTTACCCCTCTGACCACTG CAAACAAGTCATGTGGAGGTGTCCCCGGCGCGTGTCCACTGTACTTTGTGTCCACGAGCCCCTGTGCCACCCGGAGAACTGCAGCGGGCAGGGAACTTGTGTGCGCGGGCACTGTGTGTGCCAGGACGGCTGGACCGGGCCAGCCTGCGACACCCCCGTCTGCCCACCCCCCGCGTGCAGCAGTCACGGTCTCTGCACTCAGC gtgggtgtgtgtgtgacgctGGGTGGACCGGGGAGAACTGCAGCCAAG CGTGTCCTCTTGGTTTCTATGGCGACGGCTGCAAGGTGACATGCACCTGTGCCAACGGCGCCACCTGTGACCCGGTCCGTGGACGATGCTTCTGTCCACCCGGTTTCCGGGGCGACTCCTGTGAACAAG AGTGCCCCCTGGGGTTCCACGGGCTGAACTGCGAGCGGGAGTGTCACTGTCCCAACTTGTGTCCGTGTGACCCAGTGACTGGGAGCTGCAACATCACCCTTCAGGGAGAGAGAAACAGCACGCTGCACAGAG GACACTGCCTGGCTGCTTGGCTCTTTGAATTGTGGCAGGACAAGAGGCAGGAGGCCCCCCCTTACTTCTCAGA GAGGACCTGGATAATTATCAGTGCTGTGCTGAGCGTGCTGCTTCTGACCAGTGCTGCGGCAAATGTGATCCAGGCTTCGAGAAAACCCAGATCGGCTCGTCTCCGTCAGGACTACCTGTATGTGCCGCTGGCCGAGATGAGCATGAGGCTGGGCAGAGGGGGGGCGGCAAAGGACGGAGGGGGGATGTTAGAGCTGGATGATTCGGATCAGTCCGACTCCACCTAG
- the nagpa gene encoding N-acetylglucosamine-1-phosphodiester alpha-N-acetylglucosaminidase isoform X3: MCYLSEDDVLDEVNPFVQLVSGVVWLLRNGKVYVKESMEAECNETQKTGTFGKFVNVVSARTAVGHDREGRLVLFHTDGQTERRGMNLWQLADFLKEQGLVNAINLDGGGSSTFVANGSLASYPSDHCKQVMWRCPRRVSTVLCVHEPLCHPENCSGQGTCVRGHCVCQDGWTGPACDTPVCPPPACSSHGLCTQRGCVCDAGWTGENCSQACPLGFYGDGCKVTCTCANGATCDPVRGRCFCPPGFRGDSCEQECPLGFHGLNCERECHCPNLCPCDPVTGSCNITLQGERNSTLHRAGHCLAAWLFELWQDKRQEAPPYFSERTWIIISAVLSVLLLTSAAANVIQASRKPRSARLRQDYLYVPLAEMSMRLGRGGAAKDGGGMLELDDSDQSDST, encoded by the exons ATGTG CTACCTGTCAGAGGATGATGTCCTAGACGAGGTGAACCCTTTTGTCCAGCTGGTCAGCGGGGTGGTGTGGCTCTTGAGAAATGGCAAGGTGTATGTCAAGGAGAGCATGGAGGCGGAGTGCAATGAGACACAGAAAACTG GGACCTTCGGCAAGTTTGTGAATGTGGTGTCCGCCAGGACGGCGGTGGGACACGACCGAGAGGGACGGCTCGTTCTGTTCCACACCGACGGGCAGACGGAGAGGCGAGG GATGAACCTGTGGCAGCTGGCGGACTTCCTGAAGGAGCAGGGTCTCGTCAACGCCATCAACCTCGACGGCGGAGGCTCCTCCACGTTTGTGGCCAACGGCTCGCTCGCCAGTTACCCCTCTGACCACTG CAAACAAGTCATGTGGAGGTGTCCCCGGCGCGTGTCCACTGTACTTTGTGTCCACGAGCCCCTGTGCCACCCGGAGAACTGCAGCGGGCAGGGAACTTGTGTGCGCGGGCACTGTGTGTGCCAGGACGGCTGGACCGGGCCAGCCTGCGACACCCCCGTCTGCCCACCCCCCGCGTGCAGCAGTCACGGTCTCTGCACTCAGC gtgggtgtgtgtgtgacgctGGGTGGACCGGGGAGAACTGCAGCCAAG CGTGTCCTCTTGGTTTCTATGGCGACGGCTGCAAGGTGACATGCACCTGTGCCAACGGCGCCACCTGTGACCCGGTCCGTGGACGATGCTTCTGTCCACCCGGTTTCCGGGGCGACTCCTGTGAACAAG AGTGCCCCCTGGGGTTCCACGGGCTGAACTGCGAGCGGGAGTGTCACTGTCCCAACTTGTGTCCGTGTGACCCAGTGACTGGGAGCTGCAACATCACCCTTCAGGGAGAGAGAAACAGCACGCTGCACAGAG CAGGACACTGCCTGGCTGCTTGGCTCTTTGAATTGTGGCAGGACAAGAGGCAGGAGGCCCCCCCTTACTTCTCAGA GAGGACCTGGATAATTATCAGTGCTGTGCTGAGCGTGCTGCTTCTGACCAGTGCTGCGGCAAATGTGATCCAGGCTTCGAGAAAACCCAGATCGGCTCGTCTCCGTCAGGACTACCTGTATGTGCCGCTGGCCGAGATGAGCATGAGGCTGGGCAGAGGGGGGGCGGCAAAGGACGGAGGGGGGATGTTAGAGCTGGATGATTCGGATCAGTCCGACTCCACCTAG